A region from the Hydra vulgaris chromosome 10, alternate assembly HydraT2T_AEP genome encodes:
- the LOC136086087 gene encoding histone-lysine N-methyltransferase SETMAR-like, with the protein MYCNKKQTYHWLASNNAVLMTPKPSIHKQKVLLCKWWTAAGIVHYELLPSGQAITAEIYSAQLDRVSDALHQKQEALANIKGAVFHQDNARPHTAKISRETLARLQWEILTHPPYSPDLAPSDYHLFLALDNHMRNQQFQKREDLENELIQFFSYQTQDFYKNGIYQLVSRWKKVILAEGDYLSE; encoded by the coding sequence ATGTACtgcaacaaaaaacaaacatatcaTTGGCTAGCCAGTAACAATGCAGTACTGATGACTCCTAAACCAAGCATTCACAAACAAAAGGTTTTACTGTGTAAATGGTGGACTGCAGCAGGTATCGTTCACTATGAGTTGCTACCAAGTGGACAAGCCATTACTGCTGAGATATACTCAGCCCAATTGGACAGAGTTTCCGATGCTCTTCACCAAAAACAAGAAGCTTTGGCAAACATAAAAGGCGCTGTATTCCACCAGGACAACGCCAGACCGCACACCGCAAAAATCTCGCGGGAAACTCTAGCACGTTTACAATGGGAGATTCTAACTCACCCTCCGTATTCACCAGACCTTGCGCCAAGTGACTATCACCTGTTTTTGGCCCTGGATAATCATATGAGGAATCAACAGTTTCAAAAAAGAGAAGATCTCGAAAATGagttaattcaattttttagctACCAAACTcaagacttttataaaaatggaataTACCAGCTTGTTTCACGATGGAAGAAAGTTATTCTTGCTGAAGGAGACTATTTATcagaataa